The following proteins are co-located in the Lagenorhynchus albirostris chromosome 2, mLagAlb1.1, whole genome shotgun sequence genome:
- the LOC132514854 gene encoding LOW QUALITY PROTEIN: platelet-activating factor acetylhydrolase IB subunit beta-like (The sequence of the model RefSeq protein was modified relative to this genomic sequence to represent the inferred CDS: inserted 1 base in 1 codon) has translation MVLSQRQRDELNRAIADYLRSNGYEEAYSVFKKEAELDMNEELDKKYAGLLEKKWTSVIRLQKKVMELESKLNEAKEEFTSGGPLGQKRDPKEWIPRPPEKYALSGHRSPVTRVIFHPVFSVMVSASEDATIKVWDYETGDFERTLKGHTDSVQDISFDHSGKLLASCSADMTIKLWDFQGFECIRTMHGHDHNVSSVAIMPNGDHIVSASRNKTIKMWEVQTGYCVKTFTGHREWVRMVRPNQDGTLIASCSNDQTVRVWVVATKECKAELREHEHVVECISWAPESSYSCISEATGSETKKSGKPGPFLLSGSRDKTIKMWDVSTGMCLMTLVGHDNWVRGVLFHSGGXFILSCADDKTLRVWDYKNKRCMKTLNAHEHFVTSLDFHKTAPYVVTGSVDQTVKVWECR, from the exons ATGGTGCTGTCCCAGAGACAACGAGATGAACTAAATCGAGCTATAGCAGATTATCTTCGTTCAAATGGCTATGAAGAAgcatattcagtttttaaaaaggaagctgAATTAGATATGAATGAAGAATTAGATAAGAAATATGCtggtcttttggaaaaaaaatggacaTCTGTTATTAGATTACAAAAGAAGGTTATGGAATTAGAATCAAAGCTAAATGAAGCAAAAGAAGAATTTACGTCGGGTGGACCTCTTGGTCAAAAAAGAGACCCAAAAGAATGGATTCCCCGTCCACCAGAAAAATATGCATTGAGTGGTCATAGGAGTCCAGTCACTCGAGTCATTTTCCATCCTGTGTTCAGTGTTATGGTCTCTGCTTCAGAGGATGCTACAATTAAGGTGTGGGATTATGAGACTGGAGATTTTGAACGAACTCTTAAGGGGCATACAGACTCTGTACAGGATATTTCATTCGACCATAGTGGCAAGCTTCTGGCTTCATGTTCTGCGGATATGACCATTAAACTATGGGATTTTCAGGGCTTCGAATGCATCAGAACCATGCATGGCCATGACCACAATGTTTCTTCAGTAGCCATCATGCCCAATGGAGATCATATAGTATCTGCCTCAaggaataaaactataaaaatgtggGAAGTGCAAACTGGCTACTGTGTGAAGACATTCACAGGACACAGAGAATGGGTACGTATGGTGCGGCCAAATCAAGACGGCACTCTGATAGCCAGTTGTTCCAACGACCAGACTGTGCGCGTGTGGGTCGTAGCAACAAAGGAATGCAAGGCTGAGCTTCGAGAACATGAGCATGTGGTAGAATGCATTTCCTGGGCTCCAGAAAGCTCCTATTCTTGCATCTCTGAAGCGACAGGATCTGAGACTAAAAAAAGTGGCAAGCCTGGACCATTCTTACTGTCTGGATCCAGAGACAAGACTATCAAGATGTGGGACGTCAGTACTGGCATGTGCCTTATGACCCTTGTGGGTCATGATAACTGGGTACGTGGAGTTCTGTTCCATTCTGGGG AGTTTATCTTGAGTTGCGCTGATGACAAGACCCTGCGTGTGTGGGATTACAAGAACAAGCGATGCATGAAGACCCTCAATGCGCATGAACACTTTGTTACCTCCTTGGATTTCCATAAGACGGCACCATATGTGGTTACTGGCAGTGTAGATCAAACAGTAAAGGTGTGGGAGTGCCGTTGA